From a single Arachis hypogaea cultivar Tifrunner chromosome 3, arahy.Tifrunner.gnm2.J5K5, whole genome shotgun sequence genomic region:
- the LOC112734616 gene encoding aspartate carbamoyltransferase 3, chloroplastic yields the protein MAATSLFSCSMHTEMLAPKILKGSDVLCCPKSNFLSMKKSSKLEQMKSILQTDGIHSNALKVERAPYFSVGQKFQLDDVIEAQQFDRDILNAIFEVAQEMESIEKNSPGSQILKGYLMATLFYEPSTRTRLSFESAMKRLGGEVLTTENAREFSSAAKGETLEDTIRTVEGYSDIIVMRHFESGAARRAAATAGIPIINAGDGPGQHPTQALLDVYTIQREIGKLDSIKVGLVGDLANGRTVRSLAYLLAKYKDVKIYFVAPDVVKMKDDIKEYLTSKGVKWEESADLMEVASECDVVYQTRIQKERFGERVDLYEEARGKYIVNKDVLKVMQTHAVVMHPLPRLDEITVDVDADPRAAYFRQAKNGLYIRMALLKLLLVGW from the exons ATGGCTGCGACTTCTCTTTTCTCCTGCTCAATGCATACAGAGATGCTTGCTCCAAAGATATTAAAAGGCTCAGATGTTTTATGCTGTCCAAAATCGAATTTTTTAAGTATGAAGAAGTCATCAAAATTGGAACAAATGAAATCAATCTTGCAAACAGATGGAATTCATTCCAATGCTTTGAAAGTTGAACGTGCACCTTACTTTTCAGTGGGACAAAAATTTCAACTTGATGATGTTATTGAAGCTCAACAGTTTGATAGAGACATTCTAAATGCCATTTTTGAAGTTGCACAAGAGATGGAGAGTATTGAAAAGAATTCTCCTGGTAGCCAAATTTTAAAGGGTTATCTTATGGCCACCTTATTCTATGAGCCCTCTACTAGAACTAGACTTTCATTTGAGTCTGCCATGAAAAGACTCGGTGGAGAGGTTTTAACAACTGAAAATGCAAGAGAATTTTCATCGGCTGCCAAAGGAGAGACACTTGAAG ATACAATACGAACAGTTGAGGGTTACTCTGATATAATTGTGATGCGGCACTTTGAAAGTGGTGCTGCCAGAAGAGCAGCTGCTACAGCTGGCATTCCAATAATCAATGCAGGGgatggtcctggacagcatcctACCCAG GCACTTTTAGATGTCTACACTATtcaaagagagattgggaagcttGACAGTATAAAAGTTGGGCTTGTGGGAGACCTTGCTAATGGGAGGACAGTTCGTTCATTGGCATACTTGCTTGCCAAGTACAAGGACGTGAAAATCTATTTTGTAGCACCTGATGTGGTTAAAATGAAG GATGATATAAAAGAGTATTTGACATCAAAGGGAGTGAAGTGGGAAGAAAGCGCTGATTTAATGGAAGTGGCGTCAGAGTGTGATGTGGTTTATCAAACTCGTATTCAAAAAGAACGATTTGGTGAAAGAGTTGACCTTTATGAAGAGGCTAGAGGCAAGTACATTGTGAATAAGGATGTTCTAAAGGTGATGCAGACTCATGCTGTGGTCATGCACCCTCTTCCTAGGCTTGATGAA ATCACAGTGGATGTTGATGCTGATCCAAGGGCTGCTTACTTTAGGCAGGCCAAAAATGGTCTATATATTCGGATGGCACTTCTGAAACTCTTGCTTGTTGGTTGGTAA